From the Roseibium salinum genome, one window contains:
- a CDS encoding carbohydrate ABC transporter permease, which yields MRSLRQSTPLAVTGKYLALAFYVGFALFPLYWLAKIAVTPDRLIYSEGTALIPSRFTFDNFRTVLLATDFLAYFRNSVIVSLGTAAITTCVAAMAGYAFSRFDFRGKRLVVALMLITQMFPLLMIIAPIYKIVAAVGLLNSLTSLIVVYTAFNIPFATFLMQSFFDGIPKDLEEAGMIDGCTRFQALRKIVLPLTLPGLGATLGFVFTAAWSELLFALMLINSNDTMTFPVGLLTFVSKFSVDWGQMMAAGVMALVPSCLFFIFIQRYLVQGLTSGAVKG from the coding sequence ATGAGATCCCTTCGTCAAAGCACGCCCCTCGCGGTGACCGGAAAATACCTGGCCCTGGCCTTTTATGTGGGATTTGCGCTTTTCCCGCTCTACTGGCTCGCCAAGATCGCGGTGACCCCGGACAGGCTGATCTATTCGGAAGGCACGGCGCTTATCCCGAGCCGGTTCACGTTCGACAACTTCCGGACCGTTCTCCTTGCCACGGACTTTCTGGCCTATTTCCGCAACAGCGTGATCGTTTCGCTCGGTACGGCCGCGATCACGACCTGTGTCGCGGCGATGGCCGGCTATGCCTTCTCGCGCTTCGATTTTCGCGGCAAGCGTCTGGTCGTCGCACTCATGCTGATCACGCAGATGTTTCCGCTCCTGATGATCATTGCGCCGATCTACAAGATCGTCGCGGCCGTGGGCCTGCTCAATTCGCTGACCAGCCTGATCGTCGTCTACACGGCGTTCAACATTCCCTTCGCCACCTTCCTGATGCAGTCGTTTTTCGACGGCATCCCGAAAGATCTGGAGGAGGCCGGCATGATCGACGGCTGCACCCGTTTCCAGGCCCTGAGAAAAATCGTCCTGCCGCTGACCCTGCCGGGGCTCGGGGCAACGCTCGGTTTCGTCTTCACGGCTGCCTGGAGCGAACTGCTGTTCGCGCTCATGCTGATCAATTCCAACGACACGATGACCTTCCCGGTGGGACTGCTGACCTTCGTGTCTAAATTCTCGGTCGACTGGGGGCAGATGATGGCCGCCGGCGTGAT